In the genome of Campylobacter concisus, the window ATTTGCATGATCGTAACTTCGCTTGCGGTTTTTGGTCTTAGAAGCTTAAAACTCTCAATCATCGCTTATGCGATTGAGACACTACTTTTAGTTAGCATATTTTTCTTGCTAACTGAGAAATTTAACGCCGAGCAGCTCAAAACTTGGGCGATCGTTGCATTTTTTACCAAAGTTTTGCTTGTGCCAGGAATTTTATTCTGGCTTATCAAAAAACTTGGCGTAGTTAGCGAAGATGAACCAGTTGGTGGATTTTTTGTAAGCCCTGTCATTGCTATGGGATTTTCTCTAGCTCTTTCAATGAGTATCCACCCTATATTTTTAAAATTCTCTCTTATTAAAGAAGAGATCATGCTAATCGCAGCTGGAACGGTCTTTATGATGGGAATTTTTGGCTTCATGCTAAGAAACTCATTTATAAAACAAATTCTAGCTTACTGCTTGTTTGAAAACGGTATCCACCTAAGCCTTGCTCTAATGGCTTATAACTCACATGAGTTAGTTGAGCTTGGAATTTTAACAGATGCGATATTTGCCGTTATCATCATGAGCATTCTAGCGATTAGATTTTATAAAGCTTATGATAGCTTAGATACTTCTAAAGCTTCAAATTTAAGGGGTTAGAGATGGATAGTTTAGCTTTAATACTTATCTTACCGCTCCTTGGTGCTTTGATCTTGTTTTTGAGTCCTAAAAATTATGCGGTATTAAGCGGACTTCACGTTTTGTTTTCTGCTGCGACATCGGTGGCTTTACTTAACAATGTTCTTAAAGTCTTAAGTAGTGGAACTTTTTATAGTTTTGATAAATTTTTGTTTTTAGATAGCTTAGGCTGTGTTTTCTTGGTACTTATTGCTGTAACTGGATTTATAGTAAATTTCTACTCTATCCATTACATGAGATGGGAGCTTGAAGACGGACACATCCACTTAAGCGATCTTAAAAAATATTATGCATTAAGCCATGTATTTATCTTTACAATGACTTTAAGCGTTATTTGCAACAACGTTGCGTTTATGTGGGCAGCTATCGAGGCTACAACACTAGCTTCTGTGTTTCTTGTCGCTATCCACAAAGATCAAAAATCAACAGAAAGT includes:
- a CDS encoding hydantoin racemase; translated protein: MQTLDILAICMIVTSLAVFGLRSLKLSIIAYAIETLLLVSIFFLLTEKFNAEQLKTWAIVAFFTKVLLVPGILFWLIKKLGVVSEDEPVGGFFVSPVIAMGFSLALSMSIHPIFLKFSLIKEEIMLIAAGTVFMMGIFGFMLRNSFIKQILAYCLFENGIHLSLALMAYNSHELVELGILTDAIFAVIIMSILAIRFYKAYDSLDTSKASNLRG